In a single window of the Elaeis guineensis isolate ETL-2024a chromosome 4, EG11, whole genome shotgun sequence genome:
- the LOC140857544 gene encoding rhodanese-like domain-containing protein 8, chloroplastic, with protein sequence MSICSIFSSNQAADSDPLAGVDRKQTDILMYCTGGIRCDIYSTILRQKGFQNLYTLSGGVSNYLKSEGPAEWLGNLFVFDSRLSLPPSIYKPGATANGRPQLAYERSTFARCYICVSQLPELRHRNCANLDCNRLFLSCSSCVKELRGCCCSTCACAPRLRPVLSGRQRYQKWHIYRDVELQKS encoded by the exons ATGAGCATATGCTCCATATTCTCATCAAACCAGGCTGCCGATTCAGATCCTTTGGCTGGAGTTGACAGAAAGCAAACAGATATACTAATGTACTGTACAGGTGGCATACGATGTGACATATATTCTACAATTCTTAG ACAAAAGGGTTTCCAAAATTTGTATACCTTAAGTGGGGGCGTTTCCAATTATCTCAAGAGTGAAGGTCCTGCTGAATGGCTGGGGAATTTGTTTGTTTTTGACTCCCGCCTTTCCTTACCACCTTCTATCTACAAGCCTGGGGCCACTGCCAATGGAAGACCACAACTAGCATATGAAAGGAGTACATTTGCAAGATGCTATATATGTGTATCACAATTGCCTGAACTTAGGCATCGAAATTGTGCGAATCTTGATTGCAATCGGCTATTTCT GTCTTGTAGCTCTTGTGTGAAGGAGTTGAGAGGATGCTGCTGTTCCACCTGCGCATGTGCTCCTCGATTAAGGCCGGTATTATCTGGGCGCCAGAGATACCAGAAGTGGCATATATATCGTGATGTGGAATTGCAGAAGTCATAG